A part of Nesterenkonia lutea genomic DNA contains:
- a CDS encoding helix-hairpin-helix domain-containing protein, whose amino-acid sequence MEAWPEEEQTRRERLRAQREAAHSAPARIRLKLAGVSVIVVALLAWLAVSWLSSTVPAAAPVPDPPELVNGEPDADSSADLPAQARGQSGDDSAGDRPASAGGEETPGPGRRSTEAGSAGPGEEVASSAVVHVGGAVAKPGVVELPAGSRVHEAIEAAGGMTRAADPAGLNLAALVQDGTLIWVPTPEEISEGTGPPGQPGDHLSGGGQTSGSEHPEDQGPAELINLNTADAQTLQQLPGIGPALSERIITHRETSGPFGSLEELAAVSGIGPVILTDVEDLVTW is encoded by the coding sequence ATGGAAGCCTGGCCCGAGGAGGAGCAGACGCGGCGGGAGCGGCTTCGCGCGCAGCGAGAGGCCGCGCACAGCGCACCTGCCCGAATCCGGCTCAAGCTCGCCGGGGTCAGTGTGATCGTGGTCGCGCTCCTGGCCTGGCTCGCGGTCTCCTGGCTCAGCAGCACCGTGCCCGCCGCCGCACCGGTGCCGGACCCGCCTGAGCTGGTGAACGGGGAGCCGGACGCAGACTCCTCGGCTGACCTCCCGGCCCAGGCGCGGGGGCAGTCGGGGGACGACTCGGCAGGGGACCGGCCCGCCTCTGCCGGAGGTGAGGAGACGCCTGGGCCGGGGCGCAGAAGCACGGAGGCCGGGTCTGCCGGCCCGGGCGAGGAGGTCGCCAGCTCGGCGGTGGTCCATGTCGGCGGTGCCGTGGCGAAGCCCGGGGTGGTGGAGCTGCCTGCCGGTTCCCGCGTGCATGAAGCCATCGAGGCCGCCGGAGGCATGACCAGGGCGGCTGACCCTGCGGGGTTGAACCTGGCCGCATTGGTCCAGGACGGAACGCTGATCTGGGTGCCCACGCCGGAGGAGATCAGCGAGGGGACAGGACCGCCCGGCCAGCCGGGGGATCACCTGTCCGGAGGCGGACAGACGTCCGGCTCCGAGCATCCCGAGGATCAGGGACCAGCGGAGCTCATCAACCTCAACACCGCGGACGCGCAGACTCTGCAGCAGCTCCCGGGCATCGGCCCCGCCCTCTCCGAGCGGATCATCACCCATCGGGAGACCAGCGGCCCGTTCGGATCCCTGGAGGAGCTGGCCGCCGTCAGCGGGATCGGACCGGTCATCCTCACCGACGTGGAGGACCTGGTGACCTGGTGA
- a CDS encoding DNA internalization-related competence protein ComEC/Rec2 → MTSRPLDLRLLPAALAAWASALAAVHLPWAQALQLGWTLVVAGVLLTLTAWLLNRLFTDPTPLHVLLCCVVAGLVALTVGADARELSARGWHQAVESEAPVTVTLRVTGQPQLLSERGFGGAEQVLGEAVVEQAIWTDREVPSALDASVVIIEELTGPDLPFTAGRRYQGLAQLTPAENGQRATAVVFPYGEQLEELPADRWTDVAEVFNGLRTATAEASSHALGDAPGLLPGLILGDRSLQDAELSEAMREAGLSHLTAVSGANCALVMGSLMGLVRLLRLPRWSAVPVALIGLVLFVLLVHPEPSVIRAGVMGSVAALSLFAGRGRSAFSLLCLCVVGLLIFDPYYATEPAFQLSAAATAGIVVIGTPLRQRLQRVLPALLAAPLALAFSAQLFVTPVLLPLAAGVNTYAVPANVLAAPFVPFVTVPGTFAAVISTLLPSATTAILWCCGLAAACLGLIGRAASSLPQALAPWPEGWVGVALTFFYIGAAVVLVVGLVGRLRRWQAGVLAAAAGAVLAVVLPAAVLAPTGLPASWRVALCDVGQGDMLVVRTQESAGIVVDAGEEPDLARDCLERLQINTVEALLFTHEHRDHYGGAEGVIATDEPAMVLYSSSEEWVLDVEVEAVAALPESVTVHRARPGDTLHFAQRLDIRLRVWSADTQHPEANDNSLVAVFEIGDPELPAAAVGSLEDPLTLLTTGDLEEEAAAAMMRSEGLPEEVHLLKVAHHGAANGGTELLQATRPGVALIGVGEDNRYGHPSTSILDALADLGAAVYRTDVHGTVVITADAEGLDASAVP, encoded by the coding sequence ATGACTTCCAGACCGCTGGATCTTCGCCTGCTCCCCGCGGCGCTGGCAGCCTGGGCGTCGGCCCTGGCGGCTGTCCACCTCCCCTGGGCGCAGGCCCTTCAGCTGGGGTGGACCCTGGTCGTGGCAGGAGTTCTGCTGACGCTGACCGCTTGGCTGTTGAACAGGCTGTTCACGGACCCGACGCCGCTGCATGTGCTGCTCTGCTGTGTGGTCGCGGGCCTGGTGGCGCTCACGGTCGGAGCAGACGCGCGTGAACTCAGCGCCCGGGGCTGGCACCAGGCCGTGGAGTCAGAGGCGCCTGTGACAGTGACCCTGCGGGTCACCGGCCAGCCACAGCTCTTGTCAGAGCGGGGGTTCGGGGGAGCCGAACAGGTGCTGGGCGAGGCAGTCGTGGAACAGGCGATCTGGACTGATCGGGAGGTCCCGTCGGCGCTGGACGCATCGGTGGTCATCATCGAAGAGCTCACCGGGCCCGATCTCCCCTTCACCGCAGGACGTCGATACCAGGGGCTTGCCCAGCTCACCCCCGCCGAGAACGGTCAGCGCGCGACCGCGGTCGTCTTCCCCTACGGCGAGCAGCTGGAGGAGCTGCCCGCCGACCGCTGGACCGACGTCGCGGAGGTCTTCAACGGGCTGCGCACGGCCACTGCCGAGGCCTCGAGCCATGCCCTCGGTGACGCCCCGGGGCTGCTGCCTGGACTGATTCTCGGCGATCGTTCCCTGCAGGACGCGGAACTCAGCGAGGCGATGCGCGAGGCCGGGCTCAGCCACCTGACTGCAGTCAGCGGAGCCAACTGCGCACTGGTGATGGGGAGTCTGATGGGTCTGGTGCGGCTGCTTCGCCTGCCCCGGTGGTCGGCGGTGCCGGTGGCGCTGATCGGACTGGTGCTCTTCGTGCTGCTGGTACACCCTGAGCCGAGCGTGATCCGGGCAGGGGTGATGGGCTCCGTCGCGGCGCTCTCGCTCTTCGCCGGACGGGGCAGGTCAGCGTTCTCACTGTTGTGCCTGTGCGTGGTGGGTCTGTTGATCTTTGACCCGTACTACGCCACGGAACCGGCCTTTCAGCTTTCTGCGGCGGCCACCGCCGGGATCGTGGTGATCGGGACGCCGCTTCGTCAGCGGCTTCAACGGGTGCTGCCGGCGCTGCTCGCCGCGCCGCTGGCCCTGGCGTTCTCGGCGCAGCTGTTTGTCACGCCGGTGCTGCTGCCGCTGGCTGCGGGGGTGAACACCTACGCGGTGCCGGCCAATGTCCTGGCCGCACCATTCGTGCCCTTCGTGACCGTTCCGGGCACCTTCGCGGCGGTGATCTCCACCCTGCTGCCCTCGGCCACGACGGCCATCCTCTGGTGCTGTGGGCTCGCCGCAGCGTGTCTGGGCCTGATCGGCCGAGCCGCCTCCTCGCTTCCCCAGGCCTTGGCGCCGTGGCCAGAAGGGTGGGTCGGGGTCGCGCTCACGTTCTTCTACATCGGGGCCGCCGTTGTGCTCGTCGTCGGCCTGGTGGGCCGGCTTCGGCGCTGGCAGGCCGGGGTGCTGGCGGCGGCTGCCGGTGCGGTGCTGGCAGTGGTGCTGCCCGCCGCCGTTCTCGCCCCCACGGGGCTGCCGGCGAGCTGGCGAGTGGCGCTCTGTGATGTCGGCCAGGGTGACATGCTCGTCGTGCGCACGCAGGAGTCCGCTGGGATCGTGGTGGACGCCGGGGAGGAGCCGGATCTTGCGAGAGACTGCCTGGAGCGCCTGCAGATCAACACGGTCGAGGCGCTGCTGTTCACGCATGAACATCGCGACCACTACGGCGGCGCGGAGGGCGTGATCGCAACGGACGAGCCGGCAATGGTGCTGTATTCATCCAGCGAAGAATGGGTCCTCGACGTCGAGGTCGAAGCTGTCGCGGCTCTTCCGGAGAGCGTGACGGTGCACCGCGCCAGGCCGGGCGACACCCTGCATTTTGCGCAGCGTCTTGATATCCGACTCAGAGTCTGGTCAGCCGACACTCAGCACCCCGAGGCCAATGACAACTCCCTGGTGGCCGTCTTCGAGATCGGTGACCCCGAACTGCCTGCTGCGGCGGTGGGGTCACTCGAGGACCCGTTGACGTTGCTCACCACCGGGGATCTCGAGGAAGAGGCCGCGGCGGCGATGATGCGAAGTGAAGGTCTGCCCGAGGAGGTGCATCTGCTGAAGGTGGCCCACCACGGTGCCGCAAACGGCGGTACCGAGCTGCTCCAGGCGACTCGTCCCGGGGTGGCGCTGATCGGGGTGGGGGAGGACAACAGGTATGGCCACCCCTCCACGAGCATCCTGGACGCGTTGGCGGACCTTGGCGCCGCCGTGTACCGCACGGACGTCCACGGCACCGTGGTCATCACCGCAGACGCAGAAGGGCTGGATGCCTCGGCTGTGCCGTGA
- a CDS encoding response regulator: MISVVLVDDEALLRSALASLLPLKADIRVVAEAADGASAVDVVMAQHPDVLVIDLEMPGTDGLTAVEMILRRRPEQVVLMLTRHARPGVLRRALKLGVRGFLSKSAHPSLIAEVIETLHAGRRWIDPDISALAVVDDSPLTDRELDVLRETLEGYSVGEIAGRLYLAEGTVRNYLSNAMHKTQTRNRREAARYARSREWL, encoded by the coding sequence ATGATCAGTGTCGTACTCGTCGATGACGAAGCCCTGCTGCGCTCCGCCCTGGCGTCACTTCTGCCGCTGAAGGCCGACATCAGGGTCGTGGCCGAAGCCGCGGACGGGGCGTCCGCGGTCGACGTCGTCATGGCACAGCACCCCGACGTGCTGGTCATCGACCTCGAGATGCCCGGCACTGACGGGCTCACGGCCGTGGAGATGATCCTTCGACGGCGGCCCGAGCAGGTGGTGCTCATGCTCACCCGGCATGCCCGGCCAGGAGTGCTGCGCCGCGCGCTCAAACTCGGCGTCCGCGGATTCCTCAGCAAATCCGCCCATCCGAGCCTGATCGCTGAGGTGATCGAGACCCTGCACGCCGGCAGACGCTGGATCGATCCGGACATCTCCGCGCTGGCTGTGGTCGATGATTCCCCGCTGACCGACCGGGAGCTCGATGTACTGCGCGAGACGCTGGAAGGTTACTCCGTCGGTGAGATCGCCGGTCGCCTCTACCTGGCCGAAGGAACCGTGCGCAACTACCTCTCCAATGCCATGCACAAGACCCAGACCCGCAATCGCCGCGAGGCAGCCCGATACGCACGATCCAGAGAATGGCTCTGA
- a CDS encoding alpha/beta fold hydrolase: MIRAWTEHPARTGTRQQVPLDFVSPGDDGATRLSTSVALWHYAPESTPAPADPARSPSRSPRLLFIHGFRGDHHGMALIVDALPDYEIFVPDLPGFGATAPLRRNSGGRAEHTLQVYAASVEALAQQLGLGDDDVLVGHSFGSIIVAAHAAAGPVTGPVTGPVTGAGTASRRWRGLALFAPISNDIFTGRLLPGAAGVDAYYRLTRRLPERWAEAVLRAPIAQAVTNRSMIVAREPEVIDYIRDQHRQHFSGYADPQTLLQAYWASSRHTVTEFAPALQLPVLLVPGAQDQLSTPAGQRALRDLLPQGHAEVLRDTGHLLHYEKPAPAARALRRFLLSLD, encoded by the coding sequence GTGATCCGCGCGTGGACCGAGCATCCGGCTCGAACAGGAACCAGACAGCAGGTCCCGCTGGACTTCGTCTCCCCCGGCGACGACGGCGCGACCCGGCTGAGCACGTCGGTGGCGCTCTGGCACTACGCTCCAGAATCCACCCCGGCTCCGGCAGATCCCGCCCGATCGCCGAGCCGGTCTCCGCGGCTGCTGTTCATCCATGGCTTCCGCGGCGACCACCATGGCATGGCGCTGATCGTCGACGCGCTGCCGGACTATGAGATCTTCGTGCCCGATCTGCCCGGGTTCGGTGCCACCGCGCCGCTGCGGCGGAACTCCGGCGGGCGGGCGGAGCACACCCTGCAGGTCTATGCCGCCAGCGTGGAGGCGCTCGCACAGCAACTGGGGCTCGGCGATGACGATGTGCTGGTGGGTCACTCCTTCGGATCGATCATCGTCGCCGCCCACGCCGCCGCAGGCCCAGTCACGGGCCCAGTCACGGGCCCAGTCACAGGCGCAGGCACAGCGTCGCGGCGCTGGCGTGGACTGGCACTCTTCGCTCCCATCAGCAACGACATCTTCACCGGTCGACTCCTTCCCGGAGCGGCCGGTGTGGACGCCTACTATCGCCTGACTCGCCGGCTGCCAGAACGCTGGGCCGAGGCCGTGCTGCGCGCGCCGATCGCTCAGGCGGTCACGAATCGTTCCATGATCGTGGCGCGTGAGCCGGAGGTCATCGACTACATCCGCGACCAGCACCGCCAGCATTTCAGCGGCTACGCCGACCCGCAGACGCTCCTTCAGGCCTATTGGGCCTCGAGTCGACATACCGTCACGGAGTTTGCTCCGGCGCTTCAGCTGCCGGTGCTGCTGGTTCCCGGCGCACAGGACCAGCTGAGCACTCCCGCCGGGCAGCGCGCGCTGCGAGATCTGCTGCCACAGGGTCACGCTGAGGTGCTGCGTGACACCGGGCACCTGCTGCACTACGAGAAGCCGGCCCCGGCGGCTCGCGCCCTGCGTCGGTTCCTCCTCAGCCTGGACTAG
- a CDS encoding ABC transporter ATP-binding protein: MNSDTVINVERLNVNYDDFHAVKDLTFDVQRGELYALLGTNGAGKTSTLEVIEGHRASTSGKVTILGEDPRDRKAVRPRMGIMLQDSGFSADLSAMETLTLIGGLTGRKDHPDRVLDVVGLTNKAETRVSALSGGEKRRLDFATAIYGSPELIFLDEPTTGLDVASRDDLWDVVDRLREDGATIVLTTHYLEEAQQRADRIGLMHEGAFRMQGTVTELTQTLPGHISFTLNDDAPALPLESALSGSGRRLIETHGLQEDLYTLLSWAESTSTELHDLDAGPTRLDDVFRSITRN; the protein is encoded by the coding sequence ATGAACTCAGACACAGTCATCAACGTCGAACGTCTCAACGTCAACTACGACGACTTCCACGCAGTCAAAGATCTCACCTTCGATGTCCAAAGAGGAGAGCTCTACGCCCTGCTCGGCACCAATGGCGCGGGAAAGACCTCCACGCTGGAGGTGATCGAGGGCCACCGCGCCTCCACCTCCGGCAAGGTGACCATCTTGGGGGAGGACCCACGCGATCGCAAGGCTGTCCGCCCGCGCATGGGCATCATGCTCCAGGACAGCGGATTCTCCGCCGACTTGAGCGCCATGGAGACCCTGACTCTCATCGGCGGTCTGACCGGAAGGAAGGATCACCCTGACCGGGTGCTCGACGTCGTCGGGCTCACCAACAAGGCCGAGACTCGAGTCTCCGCGCTCTCCGGGGGTGAGAAGCGCCGACTGGACTTCGCCACCGCCATCTATGGGTCACCGGAGCTGATCTTCCTCGACGAACCCACCACCGGACTCGACGTCGCGTCCCGCGATGACCTCTGGGACGTGGTGGACCGGCTGCGCGAGGACGGAGCGACCATCGTGCTGACCACCCACTACCTGGAGGAGGCTCAGCAGCGCGCTGACCGCATCGGTCTGATGCATGAGGGCGCCTTCAGAATGCAGGGAACCGTCACCGAGCTGACCCAGACCCTGCCCGGGCACATCAGCTTCACCCTCAACGATGACGCCCCGGCCCTGCCCCTGGAGAGCGCGCTGTCGGGCAGCGGCAGACGGCTGATCGAGACCCACGGCCTCCAGGAAGACCTCTACACGCTGCTCTCCTGGGCCGAGTCGACCAGCACCGAGCTGCACGACCTCGACGCCGGACCCACTCGACTCGATGACGTCTTTCGCTCCATCACCCGCAACTGA
- a CDS encoding DegV family protein, with protein MVDRPGERCQQSLVRWRSAVEAELLRRRAAVPGRKPNLRRKKGRIAIVTDSSCSLPVDRRTQEVLLGQVGANIVSIPIPVMIGEQIYPETSAELDRDLPLALAQGTAVRTSRPSPGRLLESYQQLQDQGYAGVVSIHLSAKLSGTVEAARLAAGQLDFPVTVVDSAQAGLALGHSVIDAAMAAQLGGTLQAVAEVAADTARASESLFVLPQLDQLRRGGRINAMASLIGGLLWVKPLLQLVDGEIHPVERPRTMARALERLQARVAEQAHAMESPRLAVHGFGNDLQALELAVALEPLSAAPVPVVDLPPALGAHLGLGAVAVSLSPARAS; from the coding sequence ATGGTCGATCGGCCCGGGGAACGCTGCCAGCAGAGCCTGGTCCGATGGCGCAGCGCCGTCGAGGCCGAGCTGCTGCGACGGCGTGCCGCAGTCCCCGGGCGCAAGCCCAATCTGCGCCGGAAGAAGGGGCGGATCGCGATCGTCACGGACTCCTCCTGCTCGCTGCCTGTGGACAGGCGCACGCAGGAGGTCCTGCTGGGACAGGTCGGAGCCAACATCGTCTCGATCCCGATCCCGGTGATGATCGGCGAGCAGATCTACCCGGAGACCAGCGCCGAGCTGGACCGGGACCTGCCGCTGGCGCTGGCGCAGGGCACCGCCGTGCGGACCTCGCGTCCCTCTCCGGGACGGCTGCTCGAGTCCTATCAGCAGCTCCAGGACCAGGGCTACGCGGGAGTGGTGTCGATCCATCTCTCCGCCAAGCTGTCCGGAACAGTTGAGGCTGCCCGGCTGGCGGCTGGACAGCTGGACTTCCCGGTGACCGTGGTGGACTCCGCTCAGGCCGGCCTGGCACTGGGTCACAGCGTCATCGACGCCGCGATGGCCGCCCAGCTCGGCGGGACGCTGCAGGCCGTGGCCGAGGTCGCCGCTGACACCGCTCGAGCCTCCGAATCGCTCTTCGTCCTGCCCCAGCTGGACCAGCTTCGCCGCGGCGGGCGGATCAATGCGATGGCGAGCCTGATCGGCGGTCTGCTCTGGGTCAAGCCGCTGCTTCAGCTCGTGGACGGCGAGATCCACCCGGTGGAACGCCCCCGCACCATGGCCAGAGCACTGGAACGGCTCCAGGCTCGCGTCGCGGAGCAGGCCCACGCCATGGAATCCCCCCGCCTGGCAGTGCACGGCTTCGGCAACGACCTCCAGGCGCTGGAGCTGGCCGTGGCGCTGGAGCCGCTCTCCGCCGCGCCGGTTCCCGTGGTCGACCTTCCCCCCGCCCTGGGCGCCCACCTCGGCCTCGGGGCCGTGGCTGTGTCGCTCAGCCCCGCCCGCGCGTCCTGA
- the leuS gene encoding leucine--tRNA ligase: MSNASETAAADTTATQPAAESAVTQDGEKKQYSFQEMEARWLPLWEEQGTFVVDPDDSREKKYVLDMFPYPSGDLHMGHAEAFAIGDIPARYARLRGYNVLHPIGWDSFGLPAENAAIKNDAHPADWTYANIETQAASFKRYGISTDWSRRLHTSDESYYRWTQWLFLQFYSKGLAYKKDSPVNWCPKDQTVLANEQVVDGACERCGTAVIKKSLNQWYFKITDYADRLLEDMEQLKGHWPDRVLSMQRNWIGRSTGASVRYEITPAEGGADHPPVEVFTTRPDTLYGVTFMVVAADADLAMELVTEDRRAELESYRQALGSVSDIERQSAERERTGVFLGRHAVHPITGAELPLWASDYVLADYGTGAVMGVPAHDQRDLEFAQTMGLEVRVVVDTGEEDPVATGTATAGEGTAINSPAWEGLGKDAAIARAIDVLAERSVGEAKINYRLRDWLLSRQRFWGAPIPIIHCGVCGEVPVPEDQLPVKLPTGMRGEQLAPKGKSPLAGASDWVNVDCPRCGGAATRDTDTMDTFVDSSWYYLRYIDPNNAEQIFPSEEINKWLPVDQYVGGVEHAILHLLYSRFFTKVLFDLGLVNFTEPFKALLNQGQVLNGGKAMSKSLGNGVNLGEQLDSYGVDAVRLTMVFAGPPEDDVDWADVSPAGSAKFLARAWRLAQDVTSARGAAPAAGATGLRAVTHRTIQDAAHLVEDKKFNVVIARVMELVNVARKEIDSGAGAADPAVREAAETTAQILSLVAPYTAEDMWSMLGHEPSVANSSWPAVEEALLVQDTVTAVIQVKGKLREKIEVPADITEAELHTRALALPKIQRYITEGGGVRKVIVRAPKLVNVVTG, encoded by the coding sequence GTGAGCAACGCGAGCGAAACTGCTGCAGCCGATACCACTGCGACTCAGCCCGCCGCAGAATCCGCAGTGACCCAGGACGGGGAGAAGAAGCAGTACTCCTTCCAGGAGATGGAGGCCCGCTGGCTGCCCCTGTGGGAGGAGCAGGGCACCTTCGTGGTGGATCCGGACGATTCACGCGAGAAGAAGTACGTGCTGGACATGTTCCCCTACCCCTCCGGGGACCTGCACATGGGCCATGCGGAGGCCTTCGCCATCGGTGACATCCCCGCCCGCTATGCGAGGCTGCGCGGCTACAACGTGCTGCACCCCATCGGCTGGGACTCCTTCGGGCTGCCGGCCGAGAACGCCGCGATCAAGAACGATGCGCACCCGGCAGACTGGACCTACGCGAACATCGAGACCCAGGCCGCCTCCTTCAAGCGCTACGGGATCAGCACCGACTGGAGCCGTCGGCTGCACACCTCCGACGAGTCCTACTACCGCTGGACCCAGTGGCTGTTCCTGCAGTTCTACAGCAAGGGTCTGGCGTATAAGAAGGACTCCCCGGTCAACTGGTGCCCCAAGGACCAGACCGTGCTCGCCAATGAGCAGGTCGTCGACGGCGCCTGCGAACGCTGTGGCACCGCGGTGATCAAGAAGTCGCTGAACCAGTGGTACTTCAAGATCACCGACTACGCCGACCGGCTGCTCGAGGACATGGAGCAGCTGAAGGGCCACTGGCCGGATCGTGTGCTCTCCATGCAGCGCAACTGGATCGGGCGCTCCACCGGCGCCTCGGTGCGCTATGAGATCACGCCAGCCGAGGGCGGTGCGGACCACCCTCCGGTGGAGGTATTCACCACGCGTCCCGACACGCTCTACGGGGTCACCTTCATGGTGGTCGCCGCCGACGCCGACCTGGCGATGGAGCTGGTCACGGAGGATCGGCGTGCCGAGCTCGAGTCCTACCGGCAGGCTCTGGGCAGCGTTTCGGACATCGAGCGCCAGTCTGCGGAGCGGGAGCGCACCGGTGTGTTCCTGGGCCGCCACGCGGTGCACCCGATCACCGGTGCCGAGCTGCCGCTGTGGGCCTCGGACTATGTGCTTGCCGACTACGGCACCGGCGCCGTCATGGGCGTGCCCGCGCATGACCAGCGTGACCTGGAGTTCGCCCAGACCATGGGCCTGGAGGTGCGCGTGGTGGTGGACACCGGCGAGGAGGACCCGGTCGCGACCGGCACCGCCACGGCGGGGGAGGGAACGGCGATCAACTCCCCGGCCTGGGAAGGGCTGGGCAAGGACGCCGCGATCGCCCGCGCCATCGATGTGCTGGCCGAGCGGAGCGTCGGTGAAGCCAAGATCAACTATCGGCTGCGCGACTGGCTGCTCTCCCGTCAGCGCTTCTGGGGTGCGCCGATCCCGATCATCCACTGCGGGGTCTGCGGCGAGGTTCCGGTGCCCGAGGACCAGCTGCCGGTGAAGCTGCCCACGGGGATGCGCGGTGAACAGCTGGCTCCCAAGGGCAAGTCCCCGCTGGCCGGTGCCTCCGACTGGGTCAATGTGGACTGCCCCCGCTGCGGCGGCGCGGCCACCCGGGACACGGACACCATGGACACCTTCGTGGACTCTTCCTGGTATTACCTGCGCTATATCGACCCGAACAACGCCGAGCAGATCTTCCCCAGCGAAGAGATCAACAAGTGGCTGCCGGTCGACCAGTATGTGGGCGGCGTGGAGCACGCCATCCTGCACCTGCTCTACTCGCGGTTCTTCACCAAGGTGCTCTTCGACCTGGGACTGGTGAACTTCACCGAGCCGTTCAAGGCCCTGCTCAACCAGGGTCAGGTGCTCAATGGAGGCAAGGCCATGTCCAAGTCCCTGGGCAACGGGGTGAACCTCGGCGAGCAGCTCGACTCCTACGGGGTGGACGCCGTGCGCCTCACGATGGTCTTCGCCGGCCCTCCCGAGGACGATGTGGACTGGGCCGACGTCTCGCCGGCAGGTTCGGCCAAATTCCTGGCGCGCGCCTGGCGGCTGGCGCAGGACGTGACCTCGGCACGGGGCGCCGCCCCGGCGGCCGGGGCGACCGGACTGCGCGCGGTCACCCACCGCACCATCCAGGACGCGGCACACCTGGTGGAGGACAAGAAGTTCAACGTGGTGATCGCTCGCGTGATGGAGCTGGTCAACGTTGCGCGCAAGGAGATCGACTCCGGGGCCGGCGCCGCCGATCCAGCCGTCCGTGAGGCGGCCGAGACCACCGCGCAGATCCTCTCCCTGGTGGCCCCCTACACCGCGGAGGACATGTGGTCGATGCTCGGCCACGAGCCCTCTGTGGCGAACTCCTCCTGGCCCGCCGTGGAGGAGGCCCTGCTGGTCCAGGACACCGTCACCGCGGTGATCCAGGTCAAGGGCAAGCTGCGCGAGAAGATCGAGGTCCCGGCGGACATCACGGAGGCTGAGCTGCACACCAGGGCGCTGGCCCTGCCGAAGATCCAGAGGTACATCACCGAGGGTGGGGGAGTGCGCAAGGTCATCGTGCGCGCGCCGAAGCTGGTCAACGTCGTGACGGGCTGA
- a CDS encoding sensor histidine kinase, whose product MSSTSTSTSTLNSNSTSIAAQRRMHRATVLTTVVAIAPVALAIVAMTSESWREGLGFSVGILLTFLVLLEFEPARHPRSTGLAVVFSFLVWIICAALALNPVAFFGAAMLSGVLIPQLRRRPLLWIMCLGLVIALIGGLYFLTEPLTWTNLVRYVLIPGGLSVFAAAVILMMHSYWKILRDLEVAQEAEAELGIMRERMRFASDLHDIQGHTLHVVNLKIALAEELVTRDPERAMTELREVYTQVEETIRETKNLAYARRRLNLRAELENARNLLEAAGVAVRIARHGEVADGLNELLGQVLRETTTNILRHADSSHVTITISETGIEIINDGAGPGPLPSLNGLETLRARVANEGGALTVARSQGEFRTAVQFPRVRAAPEESSRS is encoded by the coding sequence ATGTCCTCGACCTCCACCTCTACCTCGACCTTGAACTCGAACTCGACCTCTATCGCGGCACAGCGGCGCATGCACCGGGCCACGGTGCTCACCACGGTGGTGGCCATCGCACCGGTGGCGCTGGCCATTGTGGCCATGACCTCCGAGAGCTGGCGGGAGGGCCTCGGTTTCAGTGTGGGCATATTACTGACCTTCTTGGTGCTGCTTGAATTTGAGCCTGCACGGCATCCGAGGTCCACCGGGCTCGCCGTGGTCTTCTCCTTCCTCGTCTGGATCATCTGTGCCGCACTCGCACTGAACCCGGTGGCGTTCTTCGGCGCGGCGATGCTCAGCGGAGTGCTGATCCCCCAGCTGCGACGACGGCCTCTGCTCTGGATCATGTGCCTGGGTCTGGTGATTGCGCTCATCGGCGGGCTGTACTTCCTGACCGAGCCCCTGACCTGGACCAACCTGGTGCGATACGTGCTGATCCCAGGTGGGCTCAGCGTCTTCGCGGCCGCGGTGATCCTGATGATGCACAGCTACTGGAAGATTCTGCGGGACCTCGAGGTTGCCCAGGAGGCCGAGGCCGAACTGGGCATCATGCGCGAGCGGATGCGCTTCGCCAGCGACCTCCACGACATCCAGGGGCACACCCTGCACGTGGTCAACCTCAAGATCGCACTCGCGGAAGAACTGGTCACGCGGGACCCCGAGCGGGCCATGACCGAACTGCGCGAGGTATACACCCAGGTGGAGGAGACGATCCGAGAGACGAAGAACCTCGCCTACGCCCGGCGCAGGCTCAACCTCCGCGCGGAGCTGGAGAATGCGCGGAACCTCTTGGAGGCCGCCGGAGTGGCAGTGCGCATCGCCCGACACGGCGAGGTCGCGGACGGCCTCAACGAGCTGCTCGGACAGGTCCTGCGCGAGACGACGACGAACATCCTGCGCCACGCCGACTCAAGCCATGTCACGATCACGATCTCCGAGACCGGGATCGAGATCATCAACGATGGCGCGGGGCCCGGTCCGCTGCCCTCCCTGAACGGTCTGGAGACCCTGCGTGCACGGGTGGCAAACGAGGGTGGGGCGCTCACCGTGGCGCGGTCCCAGGGAGAATTCCGTACCGCGGTCCAGTTTCCGCGAGTGAGGGCAGCACCAGAAGAGTCGAGCCGGTCATGA